GGGTGCCGGTGCTGTGCAAGGTGGCGCCCGCGGTCAGCCATGTGCATATGGAAGACGTCCACCACGCCGGCGGCATCATGGCGATCCTGGGGGAGCTGGACCGCGCCGGCCTGCTGGATACCTCCGTGCCGACGGTCCATGCCGAGACGCTGGGCCATGCGCTCGACCGCTGGGACGTGAAGCGGACCAATGCCGCCTCGGTGCATGATTTCTACCGCGCCGCCCCCGGCGGCGTGCCCACCCAGACCGCCTTCAGCCAGGATCGCCGCTTCGATGCGGTCGATCTGGATCGCGAGACCGGCGTCATCCGCGATATCGACCATGCCTACTCCAAAGACGGCGGTCTGGCGGTGCTGTTCGGCAACATCGCGCTCGACGGCTGCATCGTGAAGACGGCGGGTGTGGATGACTCGATCCTCACCTTCAAGGGCCCGGCGCGGATCTTCGAAAGCCAGGATGCGGCGGTGTCCGGCATTCTGGGCGGCAAGGTTTCCGCCGGCGACGTGGTGCTGATCCGCTATGAAGGCCCGCGCGGCGGCCCGGGCATGCAGGAAATGCTCTATCCCACCAGCTATCTCAAGTCCAAGGGGCTGGGCAAGACCTGCGCGCTGGTGACCGACGGCCGCTTCTCGGGCGGGTCCTCGGGCCTGTCGATCGGCCATGTCTCGCCGGAAGCGGCCGAAGGCGGCGCCATCGGCCTGGTCGAGGAAGGTGACATCATCGAGATCGACATCCCCGGCCGCCGCATTCATCTGGCGGTCGACGACGACACCCTGGCCGCCCGCCGTGCGGCGCAGGAGGCGAAGGGCTGGAAGCCGGCCGAACCGCGCAGCCGCAAGGTGTCGAAGGCGCTGCAGGCCTATGCCATGCTGACCACCAGTGCCGCCCAGGGGGCCGTGCGCCGCATCCCGGCCGCGGACTGATCCCTCCGTCAGGTCCCGGCCACTGCGAACCCCGCCATCGGCAGCGATGGCGGGGTTTCGTTCGTCCGGCGGGCGGATCATCCTGCGATATGTATAGGCAATTGACGCCGGGTGATCCGCTGTGCTGCTATGAGTTTATGCAAAGCAAAGACCCGCGGCCCGATCCGCGGGCACAGGGGTGACCGGGTCAGGACCATCAGCGTCCGTTCACATACGGGGGACCAGTTCATGAAGCTTCGTCGGAACATCGGCATGGCCGCCGCCATGGCCGGTCTTGCGGCCGTGGCGATCGCCGCGCCCGCCTCCGCCGAGACCACAAAGGTGACCATCGGCCTGTCGGGCTGGACCGGCTTCGCGCCGCTGACGCTGGCGAAAGAGGCCGGCATCTTCGAAAAGCACGGGCTGGACGTCACCCTGAAGAAGATCCCGCAGGCCAGCCGCCATCTGGCGCTCGCCTCCGGCGACATTCAGTGCGCGGCGACCACGGTCGAAACCTGGATCGTGTGGAACGCCAACGGCGTGCCGGCGAAGCAGATCTTCCAGATGGACAAGTCCTATGGCGCCGACGGCATCGCGGTGCGCAGCGACGTCAACGGCTTTGCCGATCTGAAGGGCAAGACGGTCGCGGCCTCGGCGCCCGGCACCTCGCCCTATTTCCTGCTCGCCTGGATGCTGCACAAGAACGGCATGAAGATGTCGGATGTGAAGGTGGTGAATATGGAGCCGGGGCCGGCGGCCCAGGCCTTCGTCGCCGACCAGAACGATGCGGCGATGACTTACGAGCCCTATCTCTCCACCGTCCGCAACGCCCCCGACAAGGGCAAGATCCTGGCGACCACGCTGGATTATCCGGCGGTGATGGATACCGTCGGCTGCACCCCGGCCTTCCTGTCGGAAAACCCCGCCGCCGGCAAGGCGCTGGCCGACAGCTATTTCGCGGCGCTTGAGATGATCGCGGCCGACAAGGACAAGGCCTATGGCATCATGGGCGCCGATGTGAAGCAGACCGCCGAGGCCTTCGGCAATTCGGCGCAGTATCTGCGCTGGCAGGACAAGGCGGCGAACCAGGCCTTCTTCGAGGGCGAGTTCAAGACCTTCTCGGCCGAGGCGGCCGATCTGCTGCTCGAAATCGGCGTGATCAAGCAGAAGCCGGATATCGACGCGATCGTCGACACCAGCTACATCAGGTAACGTGCGGCACCTGGCCTGCGGCGGGGTGGGGCATGGCCTTCCGCCCCGCCCATGCCCGGCCTCCGTCGCCTTTTCTCTCCGACCCAAAGACCTGGTTGAACCCCATGCTCCGACCTTTCGAGCCGGTCAGCCCGCG
This genomic window from Tistrella mobilis contains:
- a CDS encoding ABC transporter substrate-binding protein encodes the protein MAAAMAGLAAVAIAAPASAETTKVTIGLSGWTGFAPLTLAKEAGIFEKHGLDVTLKKIPQASRHLALASGDIQCAATTVETWIVWNANGVPAKQIFQMDKSYGADGIAVRSDVNGFADLKGKTVAASAPGTSPYFLLAWMLHKNGMKMSDVKVVNMEPGPAAQAFVADQNDAAMTYEPYLSTVRNAPDKGKILATTLDYPAVMDTVGCTPAFLSENPAAGKALADSYFAALEMIAADKDKAYGIMGADVKQTAEAFGNSAQYLRWQDKAANQAFFEGEFKTFSAEAADLLLEIGVIKQKPDIDAIVDTSYIR
- the ilvD gene encoding dihydroxy-acid dehydratase; amino-acid sequence: MPAYRSRTTTHGRNMAGARGLWRATGMKDDDFGKPIIAVVNSFTQFVPGHVHLKDLGQMVAREIESAGGVAKEFNTIAVDDGIAMGHDGMLYSLPSRELIADSVEYMVNAHCADAMVCISNCDKITPGMLMAALRLNIPVVFVSGGPMEAGKVVLGGEKKALDLVDAMVAAADDRISEDDVKVIERSACPTCGSCSGMFTANSMNCLTEALGLSLPGNGSTLATHADRKRLFLEAGHLIVDLARRYYEQDDATALPRGIATRAAFANAMTLDIAMGGSTNTVLHLLAAAQEGEVDFTMADIDRLSRRVPVLCKVAPAVSHVHMEDVHHAGGIMAILGELDRAGLLDTSVPTVHAETLGHALDRWDVKRTNAASVHDFYRAAPGGVPTQTAFSQDRRFDAVDLDRETGVIRDIDHAYSKDGGLAVLFGNIALDGCIVKTAGVDDSILTFKGPARIFESQDAAVSGILGGKVSAGDVVLIRYEGPRGGPGMQEMLYPTSYLKSKGLGKTCALVTDGRFSGGSSGLSIGHVSPEAAEGGAIGLVEEGDIIEIDIPGRRIHLAVDDDTLAARRAAQEAKGWKPAEPRSRKVSKALQAYAMLTTSAAQGAVRRIPAAD